One Ignisphaera sp. DNA window includes the following coding sequences:
- a CDS encoding MoxR family ATPase, whose protein sequence is MSFKIVLDKLVYSGLLIEKEFEVKMILACMLSRGHVLLEGVPGVAKTSMAKAVARLLGLGFKRIQMTPDLLPMDVLGGYIYDQRKGEFVFREGPIFTNILLVDEINRASPRTQSALLEAMQERQVTIEGVTRRLEEPFIVIATQNPVEMEGVFPLPEAQLDRFLAKIDTGYPSTKGFREMLKRIDEIEVGIESLQPVLTRDDVLRAIEQVRGVNVDDSIYDYIVSIVEETRKHVAVKLGGSPRAGIAILRLAKAWAYIDGRNYVIPDDVKVVAVPALSHRIIVKPEYEVEGVTSSRVIEEILKRVPVPKP, encoded by the coding sequence ATGAGTTTTAAGATTGTTTTGGACAAGCTTGTTTACTCTGGTTTGCTCATTGAGAAAGAGTTTGAGGTTAAGATGATTCTTGCTTGTATGCTTTCTCGGGGTCATGTTCTTCTAGAGGGTGTGCCGGGTGTTGCTAAAACGTCTATGGCAAAGGCTGTTGCAAGGCTTCTTGGCCTTGGCTTTAAAAGGATTCAGATGACTCCGGATCTTCTTCCAATGGATGTTCTTGGGGGTTATATATATGATCAGAGGAAAGGTGAGTTTGTTTTTAGGGAGGGACCTATTTTCACCAACATTCTTCTTGTTGATGAGATTAATCGAGCTTCTCCGAGAACACAATCAGCTTTGCTTGAGGCTATGCAGGAAAGGCAAGTCACTATAGAGGGAGTTACTAGGAGGCTTGAAGAGCCATTCATTGTTATAGCTACTCAGAACCCTGTCGAGATGGAGGGGGTTTTTCCACTTCCAGAGGCACAGCTGGACAGATTCTTGGCGAAAATCGACACGGGCTATCCATCAACTAAGGGGTTTAGGGAAATGCTCAAGAGGATCGATGAGATTGAGGTAGGTATAGAGTCTCTTCAACCTGTTCTTACAAGAGATGATGTGTTGAGGGCTATTGAGCAGGTTAGGGGTGTTAATGTAGATGATTCCATCTATGACTATATAGTCTCTATAGTTGAGGAGACTAGAAAGCATGTTGCAGTGAAGCTTGGGGGATCTCCTAGAGCGGGAATAGCTATTCTCAGGCTTGCCAAGGCCTGGGCATATATAGATGGTAGAAACTATGTTATTCCAGACGATGTTAAGGTTGTAGCTGTTCCAGCTCTCTCACATAGGATAATTGTTAAGCCTGAGTATGAGGTTGAGGGTGTTACAAGCTCTAGAGTTATTGAGGAGATTCTGAAAAGGGTTCCGGTGCCAAAGCCTTGA
- a CDS encoding AAA family ATPase, with product MQANSQGVGREDLSVLQKVLNELSKPFVGREEEARVILLALLTKEHAVLIGEPGTAKSALIRRAAQILNMKCFTYLLTKYTEPAELFGPLDINALKDGKYIRITSNKLPEAEIAFLDEIFKANSAILNTLLTIMNERLFYDGYTEIRVALWSLFGASNEVPQEPELEALYDRFLLRHYVKPLPDELWKQLLRKAWDIERFGYQHPEVTIDKNALERLHKMLFEVSFSSVETKLLKIFSVFESKNIHLTDRRKGKALKVIAANAILNGRFQAVEEDLMVLKFIAPHDIDDFEKVNIILSEELRTPYKYLRELEDITMSIKEVGNYIASFPSVNSRFVEYRLLEIYRDLESTRDRVLSMMRESSDEKVQKKAMEVVEQINELLDKIKRKIEGR from the coding sequence ATGCAAGCAAATAGCCAAGGTGTTGGCAGAGAGGATTTGAGCGTACTTCAAAAGGTTTTAAACGAGCTTTCAAAGCCTTTTGTTGGCAGAGAAGAAGAGGCAAGAGTCATTCTCCTAGCCCTTCTAACAAAGGAGCATGCCGTTCTCATAGGCGAGCCTGGAACAGCTAAAAGCGCATTAATTAGAAGAGCTGCTCAAATTCTCAATATGAAGTGCTTCACATATCTGTTAACCAAATACACAGAGCCTGCAGAGCTATTCGGACCTCTAGACATCAATGCTCTGAAGGACGGCAAATACATTAGAATAACCTCGAACAAGTTGCCAGAAGCCGAGATAGCTTTTCTAGATGAGATATTCAAGGCCAACTCAGCCATTCTAAACACGCTTCTAACTATAATGAATGAAAGGCTCTTCTACGATGGATACACAGAGATTAGGGTTGCTCTATGGAGCCTTTTTGGAGCTAGCAACGAGGTTCCCCAAGAGCCGGAGCTTGAGGCTCTCTATGACAGGTTTCTGCTTAGACACTATGTGAAGCCTTTGCCAGATGAGCTATGGAAACAGCTTCTGAGGAAGGCCTGGGATATTGAGAGGTTTGGTTATCAACACCCGGAGGTGACAATTGATAAGAATGCCCTTGAGAGACTACATAAAATGTTGTTTGAGGTTAGCTTCAGCTCTGTGGAGACTAAGCTTCTAAAGATATTCTCTGTTTTTGAGTCAAAGAATATTCACTTGACTGATAGAAGAAAAGGTAAAGCTCTAAAGGTTATTGCTGCAAATGCGATATTGAATGGAAGGTTCCAGGCCGTTGAAGAGGATCTAATGGTTCTAAAATTCATAGCTCCACACGATATAGATGATTTTGAGAAGGTAAATATTATTCTCTCTGAAGAGCTTAGAACCCCATACAAATACCTGAGGGAGTTAGAAGATATAACCATGAGTATAAAAGAAGTTGGAAACTACATAGCATCATTCCCATCAGTGAACTCCCGATTTGTCGAGTACAGGCTTTTAGAGATATACAGAGACTTAGAGTCTACAAGAGACAGAGTTTTGTCTATGATGAGGGAGAGTAGTGATGAGAAGGTTCAGAAAAAGGCTATGGAGGTTGTTGAGCAGATAAATGAGTTGCTAGACAAGATAAAAAGAAAGATTGAGGGTAGATAA
- a CDS encoding DUF4129 domain-containing protein — MRHTILLIVLHIILITTQFASYPRVYSYQNVLERHTLGFPYNISSESISNILESVYKSLGNMSQGSMVLREGNVSQSLYNISKQISDEKLRNMLTDIANSYALNGSVDRETLLKAVELVANSNASLSDVMQFLNVVNSLAQAEGYKDVVAIGENTVAKLLEKLANSTWLQQKRVFVGQVPQELVEALPKIPQAIESMPSLGAASPQIFAPSMQIPSTPLLIDHGLAVLVLGIALTITIIIVFRKAITNAIRKAFVWRRVAGVGDWHAKTFAQSIRKAVANYWRAVKFIESVYMVRKEDSMTHREYLVAVSGRLEGLGAVFEKITQLYEVARYAHNPGNDVDEESEKYLRILTGEKK, encoded by the coding sequence TTGAGACACACAATTCTTCTCATTGTATTACACATAATATTGATTACTACACAGTTCGCTTCCTACCCAAGGGTCTATAGCTACCAAAATGTTCTTGAGAGGCACACTCTTGGATTTCCCTACAATATTTCATCTGAGAGCATCTCGAATATACTCGAATCCGTGTATAAGAGCCTTGGTAACATGTCCCAAGGGTCTATGGTGTTAAGAGAGGGGAATGTTAGCCAGAGCCTCTATAATATATCTAAGCAAATAAGCGATGAGAAATTGAGAAACATGCTTACAGATATTGCCAATAGCTATGCTTTAAATGGTTCTGTTGATAGGGAGACGCTTTTAAAAGCTGTTGAACTAGTTGCAAACTCCAATGCCAGTTTAAGCGATGTAATGCAGTTTCTTAATGTTGTGAATAGTTTGGCCCAGGCTGAGGGGTATAAAGATGTTGTGGCTATTGGCGAAAATACTGTAGCAAAGCTTTTAGAGAAGTTGGCTAATAGTACTTGGCTCCAGCAGAAAAGGGTTTTTGTCGGCCAAGTGCCACAAGAACTTGTAGAGGCATTGCCAAAGATACCTCAGGCAATAGAGTCTATGCCTAGCCTTGGCGCAGCATCTCCACAAATATTTGCACCAAGCATGCAAATACCATCAACACCTCTTCTTATAGATCATGGGCTAGCAGTATTGGTTTTGGGGATTGCATTGACAATAACCATCATTATTGTTTTTAGAAAGGCTATAACTAATGCCATTAGAAAGGCGTTTGTTTGGAGAAGGGTTGCTGGTGTTGGGGATTGGCATGCAAAGACATTTGCGCAGTCTATTAGAAAGGCTGTAGCGAATTATTGGAGGGCTGTAAAATTTATTGAAAGTGTGTATATGGTGAGGAAAGAGGATAGTATGACGCATAGAGAATACCTCGTAGCTGTGTCTGGTAGGCTCGAAGGTCTTGGCGCGGTATTTGAGAAGATTACGCAGTTGTATGAAGTGGCTCGGTATGCCCATAACCCAGGAAACGATGTTGATGAGGAGAGCGAGAAATATTTAAGGATTTTGACTGGTGAAAAGAAATGA
- a CDS encoding M28 family peptidase: MVRETIRIANTVSSFGEVVAGSDKELALLNILRGFVEDHSDSIYLDPVPVTSWHEDYCVIEIDGDTYRCAIQPPIQTNLDEEVAKSSIIAMNAEQAVKRSFTERSLQNKVVVVETPRDPDDIATIARALGEHEPSLIIFSDNLNTIRRIVVLSNLIAAYDRSSPVKTPVIVVPSYVAKKIIESDKARILAKSATRESYGYNFIAKSYGSGDREIYIVAHHDHWLSGASDNVLGVALATTLFKNMTSLNSVKRGLALALFTAEEGFPQRLSSFYWLVGSRHFVSKNFYRLFEEVEAVINIDVVYSNDVRVSTSSPILRSAIVNDGLNLDVVNDNIIFDSFSFSVVGIPSATINSFHKALESGIYHSDLDVVSNVSVDAIQKFAEITINVIRAVSRDRSLDLSIVENVLASEIGGDPPSLEVLESLYHFFTELKKCGAMQKRLYLKTFERLALKSYVGMYIRERLGVREFTRILMCKDGVYSVPLGTIENVNGCHINYRFNIDLLRYIIRGACKSQVDSYASK, from the coding sequence GTGGTAAGAGAGACAATAAGAATAGCAAACACTGTTAGTAGCTTTGGAGAAGTTGTTGCAGGTTCTGATAAAGAGCTGGCCCTTCTAAATATTCTTAGAGGTTTTGTGGAGGACCATTCTGATAGCATATATCTCGACCCTGTCCCCGTTACCTCGTGGCATGAAGACTACTGTGTTATTGAAATTGATGGAGACACTTACAGATGTGCTATACAGCCACCAATCCAAACGAATTTAGATGAGGAAGTAGCAAAAAGCAGTATAATTGCGATGAACGCTGAGCAAGCTGTGAAGCGAAGCTTCACAGAGAGGAGCTTACAGAACAAGGTTGTTGTTGTTGAAACACCTAGGGATCCCGATGATATAGCAACTATTGCAAGAGCTTTGGGTGAACATGAACCTAGTCTAATCATTTTCTCTGACAATCTAAACACAATAAGAAGAATAGTTGTGTTAAGCAATCTAATTGCTGCATATGATCGATCATCACCTGTTAAAACACCTGTGATAGTGGTTCCATCGTATGTTGCCAAAAAAATCATTGAATCAGATAAGGCGAGGATACTGGCAAAATCTGCGACGAGAGAGTCCTATGGATATAACTTTATAGCGAAATCGTATGGTAGTGGAGACAGGGAGATATATATTGTTGCTCACCATGACCATTGGCTTTCAGGAGCCTCAGACAATGTTTTGGGTGTAGCATTAGCAACAACTCTATTTAAGAATATGACTAGCCTCAACAGCGTTAAAAGAGGCTTGGCACTAGCTCTTTTCACAGCTGAAGAGGGTTTCCCACAAAGGCTAAGCTCTTTCTACTGGCTTGTTGGGTCTAGGCACTTTGTTTCCAAAAATTTCTATAGGCTTTTTGAAGAAGTTGAAGCAGTTATCAATATAGATGTTGTTTATAGTAACGATGTGCGTGTCTCAACATCAAGCCCCATTCTGAGAAGTGCAATAGTGAATGACGGTCTTAATCTCGATGTTGTCAATGACAATATAATTTTCGATTCATTCTCTTTTTCAGTTGTGGGGATACCGTCTGCTACTATAAACTCTTTTCATAAGGCATTGGAAAGCGGAATCTATCACAGCGATTTAGATGTTGTTAGCAATGTTAGTGTTGATGCTATTCAGAAGTTTGCTGAGATAACCATAAATGTTATAAGGGCTGTGAGCAGAGATAGATCATTGGATTTGAGTATCGTTGAAAACGTTCTTGCGTCTGAAATTGGAGGAGATCCCCCTAGTCTAGAAGTCTTAGAGTCTCTATACCATTTCTTTACAGAATTAAAAAAATGCGGGGCAATGCAAAAGAGACTCTATCTGAAAACCTTTGAGAGGCTTGCTCTAAAATCCTATGTTGGGATGTATATCAGGGAGAGGCTTGGTGTTAGGGAGTTCACTAGGATTCTTATGTGCAAAGACGGGGTTTATTCTGTTCCGCTAGGCACTATTGAAAATGTTAATGGGTGTCATATAAACTATAGATTTAATATAGATTTGCTAAGATATATAATCCGCGGAGCGTGTAAATCTCAAGTGGATAGCTATGCAAGCAAATAG
- a CDS encoding DUF58 domain-containing protein, which yields MIEEVTALETTTRARAFLVLSALLIAFGALYRYEMIASGIALLVFLAGVRGYLLLAVVALNKCSAYISSTRGVEGEKIYIDVVIKNPTRIPIAFAEVSIRYSSFLKLVEGVRAALILVPPKGYTRIRLGFQARIGTHEIGPIDIVLRDFFAFYRYRGSFSSVGFVKVIPRVSEAEVRRLLVFTRSTGLTRSRRSGFGTEFYSVREYREGDDVRRILWKYFAYKRRFVVKELELETMNRVLFIVDGTNKMVSGPYGYTPFEYSTRIVASIARYLSYRGDYMGLIIAGDSRTYSTTKLERGRKGYREVLETIASYRFEELSISKDDLDSSDRSIMLREALAKALRMLPREKSLVFIFTSYGGENHLNTLSRMVQSLSSLGNEVFIVIPITTTFEIKGLPQWGYAIYRLKVFERTRIELEFVKKLRGRGVKVIATGAEHIPQYIVSMIESVYQYH from the coding sequence TTGATCGAAGAGGTAACAGCATTAGAGACAACAACACGTGCAAGAGCTTTTCTAGTCTTGTCAGCTCTTCTCATAGCATTTGGAGCTTTATACAGATACGAGATGATAGCATCTGGCATAGCGTTGCTAGTTTTCTTAGCAGGTGTAAGAGGGTATCTTCTACTAGCTGTTGTAGCACTGAACAAGTGTTCTGCATACATATCGTCTACAAGAGGTGTTGAGGGTGAGAAGATATATATAGACGTGGTAATCAAGAACCCAACTAGAATACCAATAGCATTTGCCGAGGTCTCTATTCGATATTCAAGCTTTTTGAAGTTGGTTGAAGGTGTTAGGGCTGCACTAATATTGGTACCGCCGAAGGGGTACACCAGAATTAGGCTGGGGTTTCAGGCAAGAATTGGAACCCACGAAATAGGGCCTATAGACATTGTTTTAAGAGACTTCTTTGCTTTCTACAGGTACAGAGGCTCGTTCAGCTCAGTCGGCTTTGTAAAGGTAATTCCAAGGGTGTCTGAAGCTGAGGTTAGAAGGCTTCTAGTATTTACAAGATCCACTGGGTTAACAAGATCTAGAAGAAGTGGCTTTGGGACAGAGTTCTATAGTGTTAGAGAGTATAGAGAAGGTGATGATGTTAGAAGAATACTCTGGAAATACTTCGCATATAAGAGAAGATTTGTTGTTAAAGAGCTTGAACTTGAGACCATGAATAGAGTTCTATTCATAGTTGACGGCACAAATAAGATGGTCAGCGGCCCCTATGGCTATACACCATTCGAGTACAGCACAAGGATTGTAGCTTCCATAGCTAGGTATCTCTCATACAGAGGAGACTATATGGGGCTTATAATAGCTGGGGATAGCAGAACATATTCAACAACTAAATTAGAGAGGGGAAGAAAAGGCTATAGAGAAGTACTAGAAACAATAGCTAGTTACCGCTTCGAAGAGTTGTCTATAAGCAAAGATGATTTGGACTCTTCTGACAGATCAATAATGCTACGCGAGGCTCTTGCAAAAGCTCTTCGAATGCTTCCAAGAGAAAAAAGTTTGGTGTTTATATTCACGTCATATGGAGGTGAAAACCACCTCAATACACTCTCTAGAATGGTCCAAAGTCTATCCTCACTAGGAAATGAAGTCTTCATAGTAATACCAATAACAACAACATTTGAGATAAAAGGTCTTCCACAGTGGGGCTATGCAATATATAGACTAAAAGTATTTGAGAGAACAAGGATAGAGCTGGAATTTGTTAAAAAACTTAGAGGTAGAGGTGTAAAGGTCATAGCTACAGGAGCAGAGCACATACCACAATACATAGTCTCAATGATAGAGTCTGTCTATCAATATCATTAA
- a CDS encoding VWA domain-containing protein, with protein sequence MPGVLKNIDYLDPFTRYKGQKILDNLKRLKGGIEIPLEMAIDVYYTLYLPFPQVIEVPDVPLGKERQYKLIKTMLSDEEAKKLRLYTVADSFASVALGTLFLLNLFSELGNEEKEIERGSGRGESGMRNQQQNEDEGEGGKSFEEAVKNAIKKTADSAETVKEVQHFVYGYKAGVGHTLSLDDDVTTVLRLVRNTDIKNILNVLTRIPDIVSAVKKKRVGYQRGEIEGYSRGSDIERIVYTELAYPQIYFYTKIAEGDLLLFEKVMYLTMGPIYVLLDKSGSMDGNKILWAKATALALFMRSRLERRAFYIRFFDSEPYEIMSIKPNTKPSYVAKLLEYIAMIRNGGGTDISKALMTACNDILKSGAKEASDIILITDGEDRIAKSLVKKALIHAKARLISVMIMGDNEDLREISDNYMKVVRLSDKEMLTVVKS encoded by the coding sequence ATGCCAGGCGTGTTGAAGAACATAGATTATCTAGACCCATTCACCAGATACAAGGGCCAGAAGATTCTAGACAACCTAAAGAGGCTGAAGGGCGGGATTGAGATACCACTTGAAATGGCCATAGACGTATACTACACCTTGTACCTACCATTTCCACAGGTAATCGAGGTACCTGATGTCCCTCTGGGTAAGGAGAGACAATACAAGTTGATAAAGACTATGCTCTCTGATGAGGAGGCTAAGAAGCTTAGGCTATACACAGTTGCTGACAGCTTTGCCTCGGTTGCCTTAGGAACACTATTTCTCCTCAACCTGTTTTCTGAGCTTGGTAACGAAGAGAAGGAGATTGAGCGGGGTAGTGGAAGAGGAGAAAGTGGCATGCGCAATCAACAGCAAAATGAAGATGAGGGAGAGGGTGGAAAGAGCTTTGAGGAGGCTGTAAAAAATGCAATTAAGAAAACCGCTGACTCAGCTGAAACTGTTAAAGAAGTTCAACACTTTGTCTATGGATATAAGGCGGGTGTAGGACATACACTCAGCCTCGACGACGACGTTACAACTGTTTTGAGATTAGTTAGAAATACAGACATCAAGAACATTCTAAATGTCTTGACCAGGATACCAGATATTGTATCAGCTGTTAAGAAGAAGAGAGTTGGGTATCAGAGAGGTGAGATAGAGGGCTATTCTAGGGGGTCAGACATAGAGAGAATTGTTTATACAGAGCTTGCATACCCACAAATATACTTCTATACAAAGATAGCTGAAGGAGATCTGCTCTTATTCGAAAAAGTTATGTACTTGACCATGGGACCCATATATGTTTTGCTAGACAAGTCTGGTAGCATGGATGGAAACAAGATTCTATGGGCAAAAGCAACAGCTCTAGCACTATTCATGAGAAGCAGACTAGAGAGAAGAGCATTCTACATAAGATTCTTTGACTCAGAACCATATGAAATTATGTCCATAAAGCCAAACACAAAGCCAAGCTACGTAGCGAAATTGCTAGAGTACATAGCAATGATAAGAAATGGGGGTGGAACAGACATATCAAAAGCCCTTATGACAGCATGCAACGACATACTAAAGTCAGGAGCTAAAGAGGCTAGCGATATAATACTGATAACAGATGGCGAAGACAGGATAGCGAAAAGCCTCGTCAAAAAAGCCCTTATACATGCTAAGGCAAGACTAATATCGGTAATGATAATGGGGGACAACGAAGACCTTAGAGAAATAAGCGACAACTACATGAAGGTTGTCAGACTCTCAGACAAGGAGATGCTAACGGTGGTCAAAAGCTAG
- a CDS encoding beta-galactosidase, producing the protein MVFNRSRTSVITTILIIAIVIVASIAGYIVGSLKTPPTQTYTYTYIITKSNMITMTETAYRTMVTETPMSITIPSTVTMTNTITVPVEILKTTTTQVITTIARTVTVGALQITVPAGDRLFPFYFPWDDSSQTDISLSEYLDKPAGKYGPVTVGPDGHLYVGGKRIRFLGVSVVATGTFPSKEEADLIAAKLAKYGINLVRFHAIDANWEPNNNIFSPPGTRQLNMKNLDKMDYFIAALERNGIYIDINLMCYRQFSSADGLPSDVNTMQVKDQHLLPFFYEPARQLVKEFARQLLTHVNPYTGLSYADDPAVAFIEILNEYGMNFGWLDGAVDRLPPVFRNALREKWNEFLISKYGNTENLAKAWGKSLLPGESLENKTVDVFNYADIITKRPTLQARLDWAEFLWRLDYNYFMDMYNFLKNELKVKAIVMGTQSAWGGMPNIMARLDAVDAHHYWRYPTGSGNNWYVINDPMVNNPSSNTMTGLAFRSIYGKPFTVSEYNHPAPNMYRAEGFVFLPAFAAFQDWDAIMPYNYGPWTSGQMATASWNSTRSRGTLDFDQDPVRWALMLTSYFLFVRGDVSPAKNLVVVQMTRDKELELVAKRTASVWNLPNAGHLDVPYYVPLIHGFRMVVDNMTQPTYALSPSNVPPPTDNVIVSDTGELIWNCREYNRCVFIVNTSKSIVLSGYIGNRKFDFGSISIEIGDTLLDGWATIAIHVLEGNSFEDAKRILVIAVGTGFNYNMPIYNFDDKRLLFRAAANLTKDQLASLYGRRISTFSNWGSAPTIVEGIEATITIKTNRNVMCWSLDNVGRKTRMLSTTQSGNYWKINISPTYNTLLYEMVIS; encoded by the coding sequence TTGGTCTTCAATAGATCTCGTACTTCAGTTATCACAACTATTTTAATTATTGCAATAGTGATTGTGGCTAGCATAGCTGGCTATATTGTTGGTTCTCTAAAGACTCCCCCGACACAAACCTATACCTATACTTATATTATCACAAAATCTAATATGATTACAATGACGGAGACTGCCTATAGGACTATGGTAACCGAGACGCCTATGTCAATCACTATACCATCTACAGTTACTATGACAAACACTATAACTGTTCCTGTGGAAATCTTAAAAACAACCACCACACAGGTTATAACAACTATAGCGAGAACTGTTACAGTAGGAGCTCTGCAAATAACTGTACCTGCTGGTGATAGGTTGTTTCCCTTTTATTTTCCATGGGATGACTCGTCACAAACTGATATAAGTCTATCTGAATATCTGGATAAGCCTGCTGGTAAATATGGGCCTGTTACTGTTGGGCCTGATGGACATTTATATGTTGGCGGCAAAAGAATAAGGTTTTTAGGTGTTAGTGTTGTAGCTACGGGGACCTTTCCATCAAAGGAAGAGGCTGATTTAATAGCAGCTAAATTAGCGAAGTATGGTATTAACCTTGTCAGGTTTCATGCTATAGATGCTAACTGGGAGCCTAATAACAACATATTCTCTCCTCCAGGCACAAGACAGTTAAATATGAAGAACTTGGATAAGATGGATTATTTCATTGCTGCTTTGGAAAGAAATGGGATATACATAGACATCAACCTCATGTGTTACAGACAATTCTCTTCTGCTGATGGGCTACCAAGTGATGTAAATACAATGCAGGTTAAAGATCAGCATCTCTTACCATTTTTCTACGAACCTGCAAGACAGCTTGTAAAGGAGTTTGCAAGACAGCTACTAACACATGTAAACCCATATACAGGCCTATCCTATGCTGATGACCCTGCAGTAGCCTTTATAGAGATCTTGAATGAATATGGAATGAATTTTGGATGGCTTGATGGAGCTGTTGATAGGCTTCCACCTGTTTTTAGAAATGCATTGAGGGAGAAGTGGAACGAGTTTCTAATAAGCAAATATGGAAATACAGAAAATCTTGCCAAAGCGTGGGGGAAAAGCCTTCTACCTGGTGAGAGCTTAGAGAATAAAACAGTTGATGTATTCAACTATGCAGATATTATAACTAAGAGACCAACACTACAGGCTAGACTAGATTGGGCAGAGTTTCTATGGCGACTAGACTACAACTACTTTATGGATATGTACAACTTCTTAAAGAATGAGCTGAAGGTTAAGGCTATAGTCATGGGTACGCAATCTGCTTGGGGAGGTATGCCCAACATCATGGCCAGGCTAGATGCTGTTGACGCTCATCATTACTGGCGCTATCCCACAGGCTCTGGCAATAACTGGTATGTGATAAATGATCCAATGGTGAATAACCCATCCTCTAACACTATGACTGGTTTGGCCTTTAGAAGCATATATGGAAAGCCCTTTACAGTTAGCGAGTACAATCACCCAGCACCCAATATGTACAGAGCTGAGGGCTTTGTATTTTTGCCAGCTTTTGCAGCATTTCAAGACTGGGACGCCATAATGCCCTATAACTATGGCCCGTGGACCTCAGGACAAATGGCAACTGCTAGCTGGAATTCCACAAGGTCAAGAGGAACACTAGACTTCGACCAAGATCCTGTTAGATGGGCTTTGATGCTAACATCGTATTTCCTCTTTGTGAGAGGTGATGTAAGTCCTGCAAAGAATCTTGTAGTTGTTCAAATGACTAGAGATAAAGAGTTAGAGCTTGTAGCAAAGAGGACGGCAAGTGTTTGGAATCTTCCAAACGCTGGGCACCTAGACGTGCCATACTATGTTCCTCTGATACATGGATTCAGAATGGTTGTAGATAACATGACACAACCAACCTATGCTCTCTCCCCATCAAATGTACCTCCTCCAACAGACAATGTTATTGTGTCAGATACAGGTGAGTTGATATGGAATTGCAGAGAATACAATAGATGTGTATTTATTGTCAATACAAGTAAAAGCATTGTTTTGTCAGGGTATATAGGTAACAGAAAGTTTGATTTTGGAAGCATATCCATAGAGATTGGAGACACCCTTCTAGATGGCTGGGCAACAATAGCAATCCATGTATTAGAAGGCAACAGCTTTGAAGATGCTAAGAGGATACTTGTTATAGCAGTTGGAACAGGATTCAACTATAACATGCCTATCTACAACTTTGATGATAAAAGACTTCTATTTAGAGCAGCAGCAAATCTCACAAAAGATCAGCTAGCCAGTCTATATGGAAGAAGAATATCTACATTCAGCAACTGGGGCTCTGCTCCGACAATTGTAGAAGGTATTGAAGCCACTATAACCATTAAAACCAATAGGAATGTTATGTGCTGGTCTCTTGATAATGTTGGTAGGAAGACTAGAATGCTCAGTACGACCCAGTCTGGAAACTATTGGAAGATAAATATATCGCCTACTTACAACACCCTGCTATACGAAATGGTCATATCTTAA